One Camelina sativa cultivar DH55 chromosome 3, Cs, whole genome shotgun sequence genomic window carries:
- the LOC104778971 gene encoding uncharacterized protein LOC104778971, giving the protein MALIERDPGGPTPDYDEEGEDRDQFHIEQLVEEFVDEPPIRHHMYPKSEDDGDDGPVRARTNIRRGNGELFYKQAFFNGVAFKEAVLDYVLKTGRNLKQYRYDKAKIGFKCVGVNDEDGSKCEWKVYASILSNDKMWRINRIMDKHSCIPNGECEMLTVPHIARLFVDKIRDDPEYFMPRKIEEIVKTDWKISITRPQCQAARKTALKWIEREYDEQFHRLRDYAAEIMEANPNSHVEVECITNDDGKDMFNRFYVCFDNIRRTWMATCRPIIGIDGCFLKNRIKGQLLVALGRDANNGIYPIAWGVVKVENTDNWVWFAKLLKEDLGLNDGDGFIMMSDRQKGLIKAVSLELPKIEHRMCVQHIYGICTPYVVKFLAAEHKAASTAKVSTGTNRTFEVKVSGDTHRVCLKKMTCTCQKWQICGISCEHAYGLIIDNKLTAENYVCQWFQTALWRRNYEEGLTPQRSAKFWPCTNGNKVYAEPPEEKQTKADKKRKKGVNEPPTKKQPKQKKKE; this is encoded by the exons ATGGCGTTAATCGAGAGAGATCCCGGCGGCCCGACGCCTGATTAcgacgaagaaggtgaagataGAGACCAATTTCACATCGAGCAGCTGGTTGAGGAGTTTGTCGATGAACCTCCAATCCGCCACCATATGTACCCAAAGAGTGAAGACGACGGTGACGATGGTCCAGTAAGAGCTCGTACGAATATAAGGCGTGGTAATGGGGAGTTGTTCTACAAGCAGGCGTTTTTCAATGGGGTGGCTTTCAAGGAGGCGGTTCTTGATTATGTTCTCAAAACTGGAAGAAATCTAAAGCAGTATAGGTATGATAAAGCGAAAATAGGGTTCAAATGTGTTGGTGTTAATGATGAGGATGGATCTAAATGTGAGTGGAAGGTTTATGCGTCAATTCTGTCGAATGATAAGATGTGGAGGATCAATAGGATCATGGATAAGCATAGTTGTATTCCAAATGGAGAGTGTGAGATGTTAACAGTGCCTCATATAGCtaggttgtttgttgataagaTTAGGGATGATCCTGAGTACTTCATGCCAAGGAAGATTGAAGAAATTGTAAAGACAGATTGGAAGATCAGTATCACTAGGCCTCAGTGTCAAGCTGCTAGGAAGACTGCTTTAAAGTGGATTGAGAGGGAGTATGATGAGCAGTtccatagattaagagattatgcaGCTGAGATTATGGAAGCAAACCCGAATTCACATGTTGAGGTCGAATGTATTACGAATGATGATGGTAAAGACATGTTCAACAggttctatgtttgttttgacaACATTAGAAGAACATGGATGGCGACTTGTAGGCCGATCATAGGAATTGATGGTTGCTTTTTGAAAAATAGAATTAAGGGTCAGCTATTGGTAGCTTTAGGTAGGGATGCAAACAATGGTATATATCCAATAGCATGGGGAGTTGTAAAGGTTGAGAACACTGACAATTGGGTATGGTTTGCGAAGTTGTTGAAAGAAGACCTTGGGTTAAACGATGGTGATGGATTCATTATGATGTCCGATAGGCAAAAG GGATTGATCAAGGCTGTTTCTCTGGAGTTACCAAAGATAGAGCATCGGATGTGTGTTCAACACATCTACG GAATCTGTACTCCATATGTTGTTAAGTTTCTTGCGGCTGAGCACAAAGCAGCATCTACGGCTAAGGTATCAACAGGCACAAATAGGACCTTTGAAGTCAAAGTCAGTGGAGACACTCACCGTGTTTGTCTAAAGAAGATGACTTGTACCTGTCAGAAGTGGCAAATATGTGGCATCTCATGTGAGCATGCATATGGTCTCATCATTGATAATAAGCTAACGGCTGAGAACTACGTTTGTCAGTGGTTCCAAACAGCTTTATGGAGAAGAAACTATGAAGAAGGACTAACTCCACAAAGAAGTGCAAAGTTTTGGCCTTGTACAAATGGGAATAAGGTGTATGCAGAACCACCTGAGGAAAAACAAACCAAGGCtgacaagaaaaggaagaaaggtGTCAATGAGCCACCAACTAAGAAGcaaccaaaacagaaaaaaaaagaataa
- the LOC104778972 gene encoding uncharacterized protein At4g04775-like codes for MSNSTGSSSSRARGRVFGVSKRCWCGEAVVALISKSDPNPYRRYYRCSFSATNKLRNDEHVFKWVDEALLNEVDALAMKNAGLEQQLKELRTYRLEFDTVVYEKMEKEVLEKVEDGLGEAKYGIRR; via the exons ATGAGCAATTCGACCGGATCATCCAGTTCTCGTGCGAGAGGAAGAGTGTTCGGTGTGTCAAAGAGATGTTGGTGCGGGGAAGCTGTTGTAGCTTTGATCTCGAAATCTGATCCAAATCCTTACCGGAGATACTACCGTTGTAGTTTTTCTGCAACAAATAAG CTTCGGAACGATGAACATGTGTTCAAGTGGGTCGATGAAGCTTTGCTGAATGAGGTAGATGCATTGGCTATGAAGAATGCTGGACTTGAGCAACAACTGAAAGAGCTTAGGACATATAGGTTGGAGTTTGATACTGTGGTttatgagaagatggagaaggaggtCTTGGAGAAGGTTGAAGATGGTTTAGGTGAAGCCAAATATGGAATAAGAAGATGA
- the LOC104778973 gene encoding F-box protein At5g25290-like — MRKLRRFVVNVVFRKMRVVKKLRKLRRFVLKVVIRKMRVVNVVFRKMNLYKVERVEDNEFTVDLIKPYMPAASCPITTKYLRGLLWVDDKKKNGVDYVVVWQFQEGQFLGFCRNGVFHYRNILIRNKVHVPREFRGLQDVVLKGHRLYYLSHRCYIRQLDLSGQGGFKDVYPLPSFQMWKPSRRPSGDLGITGVKKLISSGDSIAVTTSRDVLLVYTRAYEPVCESSRIFRVFKSDPKDRNSSLVEVECLGDEALFFDLGITVPADPTLGIEPNSIYFTRNDRFGHRGCYVPCLDICVYNIATRTIKRFLSGSTLKLKDAQWFLPSA, encoded by the exons ATGAGGAAGTTGAGAAGGTTTGTCGTTAACGTTGTGTTCAGGAAGATGAGGGTTgtgaagaagctgaggaagTTGAGGAGGTTTGTCCTCAAAGTTGTGATCAGGAAGATGAGGGTTGTCAACGTTGTGTTCAGGAAGATGAA CCTTTATAAAGTTGAGCGAGTAGAAGATAATGAATTCACcgttgatttaattaaacctTATATGCCTGCTGCTTCGTGTCCTATCACTACCAAATATCTGAGAGGTCTTTTGTGGGTAGacgacaagaagaagaatggagttGACTATGTTGTTGTGTGGCAATTTCAGGAAGGCCAGTTTTTAGGCTTTTGCAGGAATGGGGTTTTCCATTACCGCAATATTCTAATACGGAACAAGGTCCATGTTCCCAGGGAGTTCCGAGGCCTACAAGATGTGGTGCTCAAAGGTCACCGTCTTTACTACCTGTCGCACCGTTGCTACATTCGACAACTGGATTTGTCTGGACAAGGTGGTTTCAAGGATGTGTATCCGCTCCCTAGCTTTCAAATGTGGAAGCCATCTAGGCGGCCTAGTGGTGATTTGGGAATAACGGGAGTAAAAAAGCTTATCTCATCTGGCGATAGCATTGCTGTTACAACATCAAGAGACGTTTTGTTGGTCTATACCAGGGCTTACGAACCTGTCTGTGAAAGCTCTAGGATCTTCCGCGTCTTCAAGAGTGATCCTAAGGACCGGAACTCCAGCCTTGTTGAGGTTGAATGTCTAGGTGATGAGGCCCTGTTTTTCGATTTGGGTATCACCGTGCCTGCTGACCCTACCCTTGGTATTGAGCCAAACTCCATTTATTTCACCCGTAATGACCGTTTCGGTCACCGGGGTTGTTATGTTCCATGCCTCGACATATGTGTGTACAATATTGCAACAAGGACCATCAAACGCTTCCTCAGTGGCTCCACCTTAAAACTCAAGGATGCGCAGTGGTTTCTCCCCTCAGCTTGA
- the LOC104777114 gene encoding F-box protein At5g25290-like, whose translation MWKPSRRPSGDLGITGVKKLISSGDSIAVTTSGHVLLVYTRAYEPVCESSRIFRVFKSDPKDRNSTLVEVESLGDEALFFDLGITVPADPTLGIEPNSIYFTRNDRFGPGGWYIPCLDICVYNIATRTIKRFLSGSTLKLKDAQWFLPSA comes from the coding sequence ATGTGGAAGCCATCTAGGCGGCCTAGTGGTGATTTGGGAATAACGGGAGTAAAAAAGCTTATCTCATCTGGCGATAGCATTGCTGTTACAACATCAGGACACGTTTTGTTGGTCTATACCAGGGCTTACGAGCCTGTCTGTGAAAGCTCTAGGATCTTCCGCGTCTTCAAGAGTGATCCTAAGGACCGGAACTCCACCCTTGTTGAGGTTGAATCTCTAGGTGATGAGGCCCTGTTTTTCGATTTGGGTATCACCGTGCCTGCTGACCCTACCCTTGGTATTGAGCCAAACTCCATCTATTTCACCCGTAATGACCGTTTCGGTCCCGGGGGTTGGTATATTCCATGCCTCGACATATGTGTGTACAATATTGCAACAAGGACCATCAAACGCTTCCTCAGTGGCTCCACCTTAAAACTCAAGGATGCGCAGTGGTTTCTCCCCTCAGCTTGA